A window of the Euzebya pacifica genome harbors these coding sequences:
- a CDS encoding PAC2 family protein: MNVVRFDHRPEGLRRPTLVAAFEGWNDAGEAATGAVEAMAVATEASRFADIDPEEFFDFQVARPMVRWEGEQRSLEWPINEFSAASLGGDTDVVFLRGREPNLRWRTFTEGIVETARALDVARIVTVGALQVDRPHTRPVSMTGTASDDEVAMRHGLRRSSYEGPTGIVGVLHQAASDAGIEAISFWVGVPHYLAGTAYLQASLTLAEQVGRLVGDSFDLDELREEAQDQLQDIAELVAEDDELADYVEELERRADSEPDPLHNDELPTPPVSGEELAREFERYLRDRPAD, translated from the coding sequence GTGAACGTCGTCCGATTCGATCACCGTCCCGAGGGGCTCCGCCGCCCCACCCTCGTCGCTGCCTTCGAGGGGTGGAACGACGCGGGCGAAGCCGCCACCGGTGCGGTGGAGGCGATGGCGGTGGCGACGGAGGCCAGCCGGTTCGCCGACATCGACCCGGAGGAGTTCTTCGACTTCCAGGTCGCCCGTCCCATGGTCAGGTGGGAGGGCGAACAGCGCTCGCTGGAATGGCCGATCAACGAGTTCAGCGCCGCGAGCCTCGGCGGGGACACCGACGTGGTGTTCCTCCGCGGACGCGAACCGAACCTGCGGTGGCGGACGTTCACCGAGGGAATCGTCGAGACGGCTCGTGCGCTGGACGTCGCCCGCATCGTCACCGTCGGTGCGCTGCAGGTGGACCGACCGCACACACGCCCCGTGTCGATGACCGGCACCGCCAGCGACGACGAGGTGGCGATGCGCCACGGGCTGCGTCGGTCCTCCTACGAGGGGCCGACCGGGATCGTCGGCGTCCTGCACCAGGCCGCCAGCGACGCGGGCATCGAGGCCATCTCGTTCTGGGTGGGCGTCCCCCACTACCTGGCCGGCACCGCGTACCTGCAGGCCTCCTTGACGCTGGCCGAGCAGGTCGGTCGCCTCGTCGGCGACAGCTTCGACCTGGACGAGCTCCGCGAGGAGGCGCAGGACCAGCTGCAGGACATCGCCGAGCTGGTCGCCGAGGACGACGAGCTCGCCGACTACGTCGAGGAGCTCGAACGGCGGGCGGACTCCGAGCCCGACCCGCTGCACAACGACGAGCTGCCCACGCCGCCCGTCAGCGGTGAGGAGCTGGCCCGCGAGTTCGAGCGCTACCTGCGGGATCGCCCGGCGGACTGA
- a CDS encoding GAF and ANTAR domain-containing protein — translation MTMDALLARTMVELADTLVADFDVVDLLTLLTTRCVDLLEVDEAGLLIAGVGGDLRTMASSSDRVRLLDLFQLQAEEGPCLDCLGTGEQIVNRDMAEDVDRWPRFAAEARAAGFSTVHAIPMRLRGTMLGALNLFSRRRVVLEENDILAAQALADIATIAILQTRAAEEAQTLAQQLSDVLNSRIIIEQAKGVVAERRQLSIADAFDLLRRHARNHNLRLAVLAQQVTDDTALADTLEREMPRRSGR, via the coding sequence ATGACGATGGACGCGTTGCTTGCCCGGACGATGGTGGAGCTGGCCGACACACTCGTGGCGGATTTCGACGTCGTCGACCTCCTGACGCTGCTGACCACACGCTGCGTGGACTTGCTCGAGGTCGACGAGGCAGGCCTGCTGATCGCGGGTGTGGGTGGGGACCTCCGGACCATGGCGTCCTCCAGCGACCGGGTACGACTGCTGGACCTCTTCCAGCTCCAGGCCGAGGAGGGGCCCTGCCTGGACTGCCTGGGTACCGGCGAACAGATCGTGAACCGCGACATGGCCGAGGACGTCGATCGCTGGCCACGGTTCGCCGCCGAAGCACGCGCCGCCGGCTTCAGCACGGTCCATGCCATCCCCATGCGGCTGCGGGGCACGATGCTCGGCGCCCTCAACCTGTTCAGCCGTCGACGGGTCGTCCTCGAGGAGAACGACATCCTGGCGGCGCAGGCCCTGGCCGACATCGCCACGATCGCGATACTCCAGACCCGAGCGGCCGAGGAAGCACAGACCCTGGCCCAGCAGCTGAGCGACGTGCTCAACTCGAGGATCATCATCGAGCAGGCGAAGGGCGTCGTGGCCGAGCGTCGCCAGCTGTCGATCGCCGACGCCTTCGACCTGCTCCGCCGCCACGCCCGGAACCACAACCTGCGCCTGGCCGTCCTGGCCCAGCAGGTGACCGACGACACCGCCCTGGCCGACACCCTCGAGCGGGAGATGCCCCGCCGGTCGGGTCGCTGA
- the ychF gene encoding redox-regulated ATPase YchF, whose product MALQVGIVGLPNVGKSTLFNAVSAAGAEAANYPFATIEPNVGSVPVPDERLDTLRRLADSKRRIATTVEFLDIAGLVKGASQGEGLGNKFLSHIQSVDAVAHVVRCFDDDDIVHVDGSVDPARDIEVINTELLLKDLDAVTKRVERAKRSSKSGDKVAIRHTELFSRLEAHLEAGNVARTFEIPDEDAKEVAEVGLLTAKPMLYVANVGEGDLPDGNAHVDKVREIAAAEGAEVVVISAEAEAQIAELDAEERTEFLAELGLERSGLDRLIHAAYRLLGLLTFFTVGPQEARAWTVRDGSPAPVAAGKIHSDIQQGFIRANVIGYADFVEHGGEQAAKNAGKMRQEGKEYVVVDGDVIHFLHSN is encoded by the coding sequence ATGGCACTTCAGGTCGGCATCGTCGGGCTCCCCAACGTGGGCAAGTCCACCCTCTTCAACGCGGTCAGCGCCGCAGGCGCGGAAGCGGCGAACTATCCGTTCGCCACGATCGAGCCCAACGTCGGGAGCGTCCCCGTCCCCGACGAGCGACTGGACACGCTCCGGCGGCTGGCGGACTCCAAGCGCAGGATCGCCACCACGGTGGAGTTCCTCGACATCGCCGGCCTGGTGAAGGGCGCGTCGCAGGGCGAGGGGCTCGGCAACAAGTTCCTGTCCCACATCCAGTCCGTGGACGCCGTGGCCCATGTCGTCCGCTGCTTCGACGACGACGACATCGTGCACGTCGACGGGTCGGTGGACCCGGCGCGTGACATCGAGGTCATCAACACCGAGCTGCTGCTGAAGGACCTCGACGCGGTGACCAAGCGCGTCGAGCGCGCCAAGCGGTCGTCCAAGTCCGGCGACAAGGTGGCCATCCGCCACACCGAGCTGTTCAGCCGGCTCGAGGCGCACCTCGAGGCAGGCAACGTCGCCCGGACCTTCGAGATCCCGGACGAGGACGCCAAGGAGGTTGCCGAGGTCGGCCTCCTGACCGCCAAGCCCATGCTCTACGTCGCCAACGTCGGCGAGGGGGACCTGCCCGACGGCAACGCCCACGTGGACAAGGTCCGCGAGATCGCCGCAGCCGAGGGCGCGGAGGTCGTGGTCATCTCCGCCGAGGCCGAGGCGCAGATCGCCGAGCTCGACGCCGAGGAGCGCACCGAGTTCCTGGCCGAGCTGGGGCTGGAACGCTCCGGCCTCGACCGCTTGATCCACGCGGCCTACCGCCTGCTGGGCCTGCTGACGTTCTTCACCGTCGGGCCACAGGAGGCCCGGGCCTGGACGGTCCGCGACGGCTCTCCCGCCCCGGTCGCCGCCGGCAAGATCCACTCCGACATCCAGCAGGGCTTCATCCGCGCCAACGTCATCGGCTATGCGGACTTCGTCGAGCACGGGGGCGAGCAGGCCGCCAAGAACGCCGGGAAGATGCGCCAGGAGGGCAAGGAGTACGTCGTCGTCGACGGCGACGTCATCCACTTCCTGCACTCGAACTGA
- a CDS encoding transglycosylase family protein, which translates to MVITASVSRSACERATLLHDGARLSLGVVADVLECDRDAAAGLVIVGRLLASDDLAIVPEECEPYLAGFLRPTAGAAAHHLSCQHCALVEDSMAVGIAAARARWTCMPAPTAEQLVPPTPPPSRHPARQVPEPPPLPPPVTAPQDSPSLPSDPRQTAVYGLVAARVADPEADGGIVDPDRTVDLSPLRALMQATDAVEQPVDSPAEVGVPDAVDEVLSTGRPRWMVAASRLVAATLMAVVGLTAVLGGASLMAGPADARSLARGGVVGKDLPRATLPDDLRIGDPYYTPTWDRLADCASGGDWSAPSDATGRAGGLAIGPADWRRVGGIGPVEEASRERQVQAGISLWELRGWSAWPSCAEALGLR; encoded by the coding sequence ATGGTGATCACGGCAAGCGTTTCGAGGTCGGCGTGCGAGCGCGCGACGCTGCTGCACGACGGTGCACGCCTGTCGCTCGGGGTCGTCGCCGACGTGCTGGAGTGCGACCGGGACGCGGCCGCCGGGCTGGTGATCGTCGGACGGCTGCTGGCCTCCGACGACCTCGCGATCGTGCCCGAGGAGTGCGAGCCGTACCTCGCCGGGTTCCTCCGGCCCACGGCAGGCGCGGCAGCCCATCACCTGTCCTGCCAGCACTGTGCGCTGGTCGAGGACTCGATGGCGGTCGGCATCGCGGCTGCCCGTGCCCGCTGGACCTGCATGCCGGCCCCCACCGCCGAACAGCTCGTGCCGCCGACCCCACCGCCGTCGCGCCATCCGGCCCGACAGGTCCCCGAGCCGCCGCCCCTGCCGCCCCCGGTCACGGCCCCGCAGGACAGCCCCTCGCTGCCCAGCGACCCGCGGCAGACCGCCGTGTACGGCCTGGTCGCTGCCCGCGTCGCCGATCCCGAGGCCGACGGCGGCATCGTCGACCCCGACCGAACCGTGGACCTGTCGCCGCTCCGGGCCCTGATGCAGGCAACGGACGCGGTCGAGCAGCCGGTCGACAGCCCAGCCGAGGTGGGGGTCCCCGATGCCGTCGACGAGGTCCTTTCGACCGGACGACCACGATGGATGGTGGCCGCGAGCCGCCTGGTCGCCGCCACGCTGATGGCGGTGGTCGGGCTGACCGCGGTCCTCGGTGGCGCGTCGTTGATGGCGGGGCCTGCCGATGCGCGTTCGCTGGCCCGCGGCGGCGTGGTCGGCAAGGACCTGCCGAGGGCCACGCTGCCCGACGACCTCCGCATCGGCGATCCCTACTACACCCCGACGTGGGACCGGCTGGCCGACTGCGCCTCCGGTGGGGACTGGTCGGCGCCGTCGGATGCGACCGGACGGGCCGGCGGCCTGGCCATCGGCCCCGCCGACTGGCGTCGGGTCGGCGGCATCGGGCCGGTCGAGGAGGCCTCCCGTGAACGCCAGGTCCAGGCCGGGATCTCGCTGTGGGAGCTCCGCGGATGGTCGGCCTGGCCGAGCTGCGCCGAGGCGCTGGGCCTGCGCTGA
- a CDS encoding Rho termination factor N-terminal domain-containing protein, with the protein MATATRTRPNVLSYSAYALIGAADRALQETRSLAGRREELPDDLARQLEESVAQMRDSLDKVVDHLGSRVKQTTGDAGETLDDFAARGRAILDRIRETEEVSGAQADIDQARQGWMGAVTTLRRNAEGVVSRVKAAGTMTGEAATSTVRAAESMGDNVVEARDRAQLQDMTKGELYEMATTADIDGRSTMSKAELVDALSATS; encoded by the coding sequence ATGGCAACCGCGACCCGCACCCGCCCGAACGTCCTGTCCTACAGCGCCTACGCCCTGATCGGCGCGGCCGACCGAGCCCTGCAGGAGACCCGTTCCCTGGCCGGTCGCCGCGAGGAGCTCCCCGACGACCTCGCACGCCAGCTGGAGGAGTCCGTGGCCCAGATGCGCGACTCCCTCGACAAGGTGGTCGACCACCTCGGCAGCCGCGTCAAGCAGACGACCGGCGACGCCGGCGAGACCCTGGACGACTTCGCCGCCCGTGGTCGGGCGATCCTCGACCGGATCCGCGAGACCGAGGAGGTCTCGGGGGCCCAGGCCGACATCGATCAGGCCCGTCAGGGCTGGATGGGTGCCGTCACGACCCTGCGCCGCAACGCCGAGGGCGTCGTCAGCCGCGTGAAGGCTGCCGGCACCATGACCGGTGAGGCCGCCACCAGCACGGTTCGTGCCGCGGAGTCCATGGGCGACAACGTCGTGGAGGCTCGCGACCGCGCCCAGCTGCAGGACATGACCAAGGGCGAGCTGTACGAGATGGCCACGACAGCCGACATCGACGGACGGTCGACGATGTCCAAGGCCGAGCTGGTCGACGCCCTGAGCGCGACGAGCTAG
- a CDS encoding GatB/YqeY domain-containing protein — MSLADQISDDLKTSMKARDTIRTATLRQVLAGIKNLRVQEGRGGTDVTDEEVTEILTREAKKRRESIETYTQHGRDELAAKEQAELAVIEDYLPEQMGADEIRAIVTEVVAATGASQPGDLGKVMGQLMPRVKGKADGKLVNRIVREQLGA, encoded by the coding sequence ATGAGCCTTGCCGACCAGATCAGCGACGACCTCAAGACCTCCATGAAGGCGCGGGACACCATCCGTACCGCGACGCTCCGCCAGGTGCTCGCGGGCATCAAGAACCTGCGCGTGCAGGAGGGCCGCGGTGGGACCGACGTGACCGACGAGGAGGTCACCGAGATCCTGACTCGCGAGGCGAAGAAGCGCCGCGAGTCCATCGAGACCTACACCCAGCACGGGCGCGACGAGCTGGCCGCCAAGGAGCAGGCCGAGCTGGCCGTCATCGAGGACTACCTGCCCGAGCAGATGGGTGCCGACGAGATCCGCGCCATCGTGACCGAGGTCGTCGCCGCCACGGGCGCCAGCCAGCCGGGTGACCTGGGCAAGGTCATGGGCCAGCTGATGCCGCGGGTGAAGGGCAAGGCCGACGGCAAGCTGGTCAACCGGATCGTCCGCGAGCAGCTGGGCGCCTGA
- a CDS encoding CoA-binding protein, which yields MVDADPRAVLEAADSVAVVGCSTSPMKAAHRIPLMLQQMGYDVRPVHPTATEILGVPAVPTLADLDIVPDLVVVFRPSAEAADVTRQAIWVGAAAVWLQLGITSMEAARLAADAGIDYVEDRCSGVDARSFGIDKRSVA from the coding sequence ATGGTCGATGCAGATCCGAGAGCAGTCCTGGAGGCGGCCGATTCCGTGGCGGTGGTCGGGTGTTCGACCTCGCCGATGAAGGCCGCCCATCGCATCCCCCTGATGCTGCAGCAGATGGGGTACGACGTCCGTCCGGTCCATCCGACCGCGACGGAGATCCTGGGTGTCCCAGCCGTGCCCACCCTCGCGGACCTCGACATCGTCCCCGACCTGGTCGTGGTCTTCCGGCCGTCGGCGGAGGCTGCCGACGTGACCCGACAGGCGATCTGGGTCGGGGCGGCCGCGGTGTGGCTGCAGCTGGGCATCACCTCGATGGAGGCCGCCCGTCTGGCCGCCGACGCGGGCATCGACTACGTGGAGGACCGCTGCTCCGGGGTCGACGCCCGTTCGTTCGGCATCGACAAGCGATCGGTCGCCTGA
- a CDS encoding PadR family transcriptional regulator: MHSSSIPYDDPWRQAYDAMPPWVRKMIAMASDPDHDHDHTPPPGRGRRHRHGSPPPFDPFTMMFGGGRGGRGGRRGGPWGRGPRASRGDIRAAILSLLAEEPMHGYQLMQEMSERSGGVWRPSPGSVYPTLSQLEDEGLVEGEKDGGRRVFSLTDDGRAAAEEADDSPWDAVGDTADDHLSSLREEIASTAGAVMAVATSGDPDHVEAAKEILADARKALYRLLAED, translated from the coding sequence ATGCACAGCTCATCCATCCCCTACGACGACCCCTGGCGACAGGCCTACGACGCCATGCCGCCCTGGGTCCGCAAGATGATCGCCATGGCCAGCGATCCCGACCACGACCACGACCACACGCCGCCCCCCGGACGGGGCCGACGGCACCGCCACGGCAGCCCCCCACCCTTCGACCCGTTCACCATGATGTTCGGTGGCGGCCGGGGTGGACGCGGCGGTCGACGCGGTGGCCCCTGGGGCCGTGGCCCCCGTGCCAGCCGCGGTGACATCCGCGCAGCCATCCTCTCCCTCCTCGCCGAGGAGCCCATGCACGGCTACCAGCTGATGCAGGAGATGTCGGAGCGATCGGGCGGCGTGTGGCGCCCCTCCCCCGGCTCGGTGTACCCCACCCTGTCCCAGCTGGAGGACGAAGGCCTGGTCGAGGGCGAGAAGGACGGCGGCCGCCGGGTCTTCTCCCTGACCGACGACGGCCGCGCCGCCGCCGAAGAGGCCGACGACAGCCCCTGGGACGCCGTCGGCGACACCGCCGACGACCACCTCTCCTCGCTTCGTGAGGAGATCGCCAGCACCGCCGGTGCGGTGATGGCCGTGGCCACCAGCGGCGACCCCGACCATGTCGAGGCTGCCAAGGAGATCCTGGCCGACGCACGCAAGGCGCTCTACCGCCTGCTTGCGGAGGACTGA
- a CDS encoding HAD hydrolase family protein, which yields MTTIETSALGPGGRRADWNPTLPIRWVLLDVDGTLVGPSGTVTDVVAEATRALAATGVAVGYATGRNVAGVVDVHGRLGLSGPHVVLNGAQVRQDGRAVVTRALTDEHLAEILQLCDAEGLYAELYTDEGFLVTAMDERYRPHWDEVIGQPIGTIETNPPAPGEVIKATIVAHTDAELVSVVDAVTALGLSAGAATSPVTPGLTYVNITRGDVDKGTAILATAEAMGIDPSQIAVVGDGANDLPMMGVVGTAIAMGDAPQPVRDAAHLVTDVVLNDGAAVALHDLLTWAC from the coding sequence ATGACCACGATCGAGACCTCCGCCCTGGGGCCCGGTGGCCGCCGGGCCGACTGGAACCCGACCCTGCCGATCCGATGGGTCCTCCTCGACGTCGACGGCACCCTGGTGGGGCCGAGCGGCACCGTCACCGACGTCGTCGCCGAGGCCACCCGTGCGCTCGCCGCCACCGGTGTGGCAGTGGGCTACGCCACCGGACGCAACGTCGCCGGGGTCGTCGACGTGCACGGACGCCTGGGCCTGTCCGGGCCGCATGTCGTCCTCAACGGCGCGCAGGTGCGACAGGACGGCCGCGCGGTCGTGACCCGGGCCCTGACTGACGAACACCTGGCCGAGATCCTGCAGCTGTGCGACGCCGAGGGCCTCTACGCGGAGCTCTACACCGACGAGGGTTTCCTCGTGACCGCGATGGACGAGCGGTACCGCCCCCACTGGGACGAGGTGATCGGCCAGCCGATCGGGACGATCGAGACCAACCCACCGGCCCCGGGTGAGGTCATCAAGGCCACCATCGTGGCGCACACCGATGCCGAGCTGGTCAGCGTGGTCGACGCGGTGACGGCGCTCGGCCTGAGCGCTGGCGCCGCAACCTCGCCGGTCACCCCCGGCCTGACCTACGTCAACATCACCCGTGGCGACGTCGACAAGGGCACCGCGATCCTGGCCACCGCCGAGGCGATGGGGATCGACCCGTCGCAGATCGCCGTGGTGGGCGACGGCGCCAACGACCTGCCCATGATGGGTGTTGTCGGTACCGCCATCGCGATGGGGGACGCCCCGCAGCCGGTCAGGGACGCCGCCCACCTGGTCACCGACGTCGTGCTGAACGACGGAGCTGCTGTCGCCCTGCACGACCTGCTGACGTGGGCCTGCTGA
- a CDS encoding alpha/beta fold hydrolase — protein MHIDYDGPEDGVPLVLLHGGIGTGRYHWSKQVKGLAAAGFRLHMPDLPGHGHTPVGEGTYSRQMLVDAVRTHLESLDRTPIVAGFSMGGHTALALAEDHPELFAGLVVVGVSVRDHDGLRRWRTNFDPDVLEERYELWAKQLSKLHAPLGGPDAWREVCIRDSGGLKVDVDLGKLGRLDVPTLLIRGDGDTTVDPAHFAELRDIWPHAEEFVVPGGGHDVQLTRSKVVAPGLLDFLGRAAAA, from the coding sequence ATGCACATCGACTACGACGGTCCCGAGGACGGCGTGCCGCTCGTGCTGCTGCACGGCGGCATCGGCACCGGCCGCTACCACTGGTCAAAGCAGGTCAAGGGGTTGGCCGCTGCCGGGTTCCGGCTGCACATGCCCGACCTTCCCGGACACGGCCACACGCCGGTGGGGGAGGGGACCTACAGCCGGCAGATGCTGGTCGACGCGGTGCGGACGCACCTGGAGTCCCTCGACCGGACGCCGATCGTGGCTGGCTTCTCCATGGGCGGTCACACCGCCCTCGCGCTCGCCGAGGACCACCCCGAGCTGTTCGCCGGGCTCGTCGTCGTCGGCGTCAGCGTGCGCGACCACGACGGACTGCGCCGCTGGCGGACCAACTTCGACCCCGACGTCCTGGAGGAGCGCTACGAGCTGTGGGCCAAGCAGCTGTCGAAGCTTCACGCACCCCTGGGCGGTCCCGACGCCTGGCGCGAGGTGTGCATCCGTGACTCGGGCGGGTTGAAGGTCGATGTCGACCTGGGGAAGCTGGGCCGCCTCGACGTGCCCACCCTGCTGATCCGGGGCGACGGCGACACGACCGTCGACCCGGCCCACTTCGCGGAGCTGCGCGACATCTGGCCACACGCGGAGGAGTTCGTGGTGCCCGGTGGGGGCCACGACGTGCAGCTGACGCGCTCGAAGGTGGTCGCGCCGGGGCTGCTGGACTTCCTCGGCCGGGCAGCTGCCGCATGA
- a CDS encoding haloacid dehalogenase type II, whose product MATIVCDVNETLLDLAGLDGPFTEAFCERAEEVKRLWFARLLHTSTVMTTVGTWQDFGVVARTVLRDTADRLGLPLEDAQAGDLVGGMRRLRAHPDVVDGIAALVGAGHRVVALTNSGQATAEAQLAHAGLDVLLDRILSVDPTLRFKPDPAVYAHAADELGAKPGDLVMVAAHDWDCAGAMRCGWRSGFVSRPGQTYNPLLQPPTWRAPDLLALATAIGDGR is encoded by the coding sequence ATGGCCACGATCGTGTGCGACGTGAACGAGACGCTGCTGGACCTCGCCGGGCTGGACGGTCCCTTCACGGAGGCGTTCTGCGAACGCGCCGAGGAGGTGAAGCGCCTGTGGTTCGCCCGGCTGCTCCACACATCGACGGTCATGACCACGGTGGGCACGTGGCAGGACTTCGGCGTCGTGGCCCGGACGGTCCTGCGGGACACCGCCGACCGCCTGGGGCTGCCGCTGGAGGACGCACAGGCCGGCGACCTCGTCGGGGGGATGCGTCGGCTCCGGGCACACCCTGATGTCGTCGACGGCATCGCGGCCCTCGTCGGGGCCGGTCATCGGGTCGTTGCCCTGACCAACTCCGGGCAGGCAACGGCAGAGGCACAGCTGGCCCACGCGGGCCTGGACGTGCTGCTGGACCGCATCCTGTCGGTCGACCCGACGCTGCGGTTCAAGCCCGACCCGGCGGTGTACGCCCATGCCGCGGACGAGCTCGGTGCGAAGCCGGGGGACCTCGTCATGGTTGCCGCCCACGACTGGGACTGCGCGGGCGCGATGCGGTGCGGATGGCGGTCGGGGTTCGTCAGCCGTCCGGGGCAGACCTACAACCCGCTGCTGCAGCCACCGACGTGGCGGGCGCCCGACCTGCTCGCGCTGGCCACGGCCATCGGCGACGGGCGCTGA
- a CDS encoding choice-of-anchor B family protein, translating into MNTNKTNLALLVALVLTVGWSSVSVMQVEPRDLKAEFAFSGVADVSREALEALSTTVVGLPCTTDVGTLPGVSDGNGNVGMSGPYPCTNVGLQALVPLAELGGGAGNDSWGWEDPDSEDPDNPFRVAIMGTGVGTAFVDVSNPTVPVVLGTVAQAGSATTGATGAVWRDIKVNDNHAFIVTERGGGMQVVDLTQLRALRGTPSLDQLDVLTTYTEHDADSNFHNIVINEDTDRAYLVGGTFQGGLHIVDIADPAQPRTIGAFATDGYTHDAQCVVYAGPDDDYNGTNAVDGEPSEICFAYNEDSLTIVDVTDPLATRLINKLDYEREGYTHQGWLTPDHAFAVFNDELDEGPTAALGTRTFMVELQDLDAAYTADDVKIYTHDTVSTDHNLYIRGDLIFEANYNAGLKIFRYTAEGLRNGELDLVGSFDVDPGLDVPAYGGAWNVFPYFDDDTIIVSSLDEGLYVLAFTDPGAPE; encoded by the coding sequence ATGAACACCAACAAGACCAATCTGGCGCTGCTCGTGGCGCTGGTGCTGACCGTGGGCTGGAGCTCCGTCAGCGTGATGCAGGTCGAACCACGTGACCTCAAGGCCGAGTTCGCCTTCTCCGGCGTCGCCGACGTGTCCCGGGAGGCGCTGGAGGCCCTGTCCACGACAGTCGTCGGGCTGCCGTGCACCACCGACGTGGGAACCCTCCCCGGTGTCAGCGACGGCAACGGCAACGTCGGCATGTCCGGGCCCTACCCGTGCACCAACGTCGGCCTGCAGGCACTCGTGCCCCTCGCCGAGCTCGGCGGTGGCGCTGGCAACGACTCGTGGGGCTGGGAGGACCCGGATTCGGAGGACCCCGACAACCCCTTCCGCGTGGCCATCATGGGCACCGGCGTCGGCACCGCGTTCGTCGACGTGTCCAACCCGACCGTGCCCGTGGTGCTCGGCACCGTGGCCCAGGCCGGAAGTGCCACCACCGGCGCCACCGGCGCGGTGTGGCGTGACATCAAGGTCAATGACAACCACGCGTTCATCGTCACCGAACGGGGCGGCGGCATGCAGGTCGTCGACCTCACCCAGCTGCGTGCCCTGCGTGGCACCCCCAGCCTCGACCAGCTCGACGTGCTCACCACCTACACCGAGCACGACGCCGACTCCAACTTCCACAACATCGTCATCAACGAGGACACCGACCGGGCCTACCTGGTGGGTGGCACCTTCCAGGGCGGTCTGCACATCGTCGACATCGCCGACCCGGCGCAGCCCAGGACCATCGGTGCCTTCGCGACCGACGGCTACACCCACGACGCCCAGTGCGTGGTGTACGCCGGGCCCGATGACGACTACAACGGCACCAACGCCGTGGATGGTGAGCCGTCCGAGATCTGCTTCGCCTACAACGAGGACAGCTTGACCATCGTCGACGTCACCGACCCCCTCGCCACCCGGCTGATCAACAAGCTGGACTACGAGCGGGAGGGCTACACCCACCAGGGGTGGTTGACCCCGGACCACGCGTTCGCCGTCTTCAACGACGAGCTCGACGAGGGCCCGACGGCTGCGCTCGGCACGCGCACGTTCATGGTCGAGCTCCAGGACCTCGACGCGGCGTACACGGCGGACGATGTGAAGATCTACACCCACGACACCGTGTCGACCGACCACAACCTCTACATCCGTGGCGACCTCATCTTCGAGGCCAACTACAACGCCGGCCTCAAGATCTTCCGTTACACCGCCGAGGGGCTGCGCAACGGCGAGCTCGACCTCGTCGGCTCCTTCGACGTCGACCCGGGCCTGGACGTCCCGGCGTACGGTGGCGCATGGAACGTCTTCCCGTACTTCGATGACGACACGATCATCGTGTCATCGCTGGACGAGGGCCTGTACGTCCTCGCGTTCACCGACCCCGGCGCACCCGAGTAA
- a CDS encoding GAF and ANTAR domain-containing protein, with the protein MADRPVNNGASRRLLLLRRVLACGPPPAFDQLCRVTAEVTGTTGATIVLLERGVVTGLLASSDPVASQLEALEHLLGEGPSVEAHEQGVVVQAELGSDEPRYNAYEHQAVSLGVATVAAFPMRVGLVRPGVVCTYRDTPGALEPDQVSDGTIMAELAAQSVLLAQTEASPGQLAHELEIGADLHAIVHQAAGMVAVQLEIPLTLALVRLRAHAFGSDQPLRDVAEAVVDRRLRFDDDAHEV; encoded by the coding sequence TTGGCAGACAGACCCGTGAACAACGGTGCGTCGCGACGCCTGCTGCTCCTGCGACGGGTCCTCGCGTGCGGACCACCTCCGGCGTTCGACCAGCTGTGCCGGGTGACCGCCGAGGTGACGGGCACCACCGGGGCGACCATCGTCCTGCTGGAACGTGGGGTCGTGACCGGGCTGCTGGCGAGCAGCGATCCGGTGGCCAGCCAGCTCGAGGCCCTCGAGCACCTGCTGGGCGAGGGGCCGTCGGTGGAGGCCCACGAACAGGGCGTCGTCGTGCAGGCCGAGCTCGGGAGCGACGAACCGCGGTACAACGCCTACGAGCACCAAGCGGTCTCGCTCGGCGTCGCCACGGTCGCGGCGTTCCCGATGCGGGTCGGTTTGGTCCGCCCGGGGGTGGTCTGCACCTACCGTGACACGCCGGGTGCGCTCGAACCCGATCAGGTGAGCGACGGCACGATCATGGCCGAGCTGGCCGCCCAGTCGGTGCTGCTCGCCCAGACGGAGGCCTCCCCCGGTCAGCTGGCGCACGAGCTGGAGATCGGCGCGGACCTCCATGCCATCGTCCACCAGGCGGCCGGCATGGTTGCCGTGCAGCTGGAGATCCCCCTGACGTTGGCGCTGGTGCGGTTGCGCGCCCATGCGTTCGGCAGCGATCAACCGCTCCGGGACGTGGCGGAGGCGGTCGTCGACCGCCGCCTGCGGTTCGACGACGACGCCCACGAGGTCTGA